The following are encoded in a window of Streptomyces sp. 11x1 genomic DNA:
- the proB gene encoding glutamate 5-kinase has translation MRDAHRIVVKVGSSSLTTASGGLDADRVDALVDVLARARSGGEREIVLVSSGAIAAGLAPLGLRRRPKDLARQQAAASVGQGLLVARYTASCARYGIRVGQVLLTSDDMSRRAHHRNASRTLDKLLAMGALPVVNENDTVATDEIRFGDNDRLAALVAHLVRADLLVLLSDVDGVYDGDPGKRGTSRIAEVRGPEDLAHVEIGSAGKAGVGTGGMVTKVEAAGIATGAGVPVVLTSAVHAADALSGGDTGTYFHPTGKRSADRLLWLQHASTPQGALVLDEGAVRAVVERRTSLLPAGIAAVEGDFTAGDPVELRDGTGRAVARGLVNFDAKEIPQLIGRSTRELARELGPAYEREVVHRDDLVLLRP, from the coding sequence GTGCGGGACGCGCACCGGATCGTGGTCAAGGTGGGCTCCTCGTCGCTGACGACGGCCTCCGGGGGCCTCGACGCGGACCGGGTGGACGCCCTGGTGGACGTCCTCGCCAGGGCCCGCAGCGGCGGCGAGCGGGAGATCGTGCTCGTCTCGTCCGGTGCCATCGCCGCCGGGCTCGCGCCCCTGGGCCTGCGCCGCCGACCCAAGGACCTCGCCCGGCAGCAGGCCGCCGCCAGCGTCGGCCAGGGCCTGCTGGTGGCCCGCTACACGGCCTCCTGCGCCCGGTACGGCATCCGGGTCGGCCAGGTGCTCCTGACCTCCGACGACATGAGCCGCCGGGCCCACCACCGCAACGCCTCCCGCACCCTCGACAAGCTCCTCGCGATGGGTGCGCTGCCCGTCGTCAACGAGAACGACACCGTCGCCACGGACGAGATCCGCTTCGGCGACAACGACCGCCTCGCCGCCCTCGTCGCCCACCTCGTCCGGGCGGACCTGCTGGTCCTGCTGTCGGACGTGGACGGCGTGTACGACGGCGACCCCGGCAAGCGCGGCACGTCGCGGATAGCGGAGGTACGGGGCCCCGAGGACCTCGCGCACGTGGAGATCGGCAGCGCCGGCAAGGCGGGCGTCGGCACCGGCGGCATGGTCACCAAGGTCGAGGCGGCCGGGATCGCCACCGGCGCGGGCGTCCCCGTGGTCCTGACCAGCGCCGTCCACGCGGCGGACGCCCTCTCCGGCGGCGACACCGGCACGTACTTCCACCCCACCGGCAAGCGGTCCGCCGACCGGCTGCTGTGGCTCCAGCACGCCTCCACCCCGCAGGGCGCGCTCGTCCTCGACGAGGGCGCCGTCCGCGCGGTCGTCGAGCGGCGTACGTCACTGCTGCCGGCCGGCATCGCGGCCGTCGAGGGCGACTTCACCGCCGGTGACCCCGTCGAGCTGCGCGACGGCACGGGCCGGGCGGTCGCGCGCGGACTGGTGAACTTCGACGCCAAGGAGATCCCCCAGCTGATCGGCCGCTCGACCCGGGAACTGGCGCGCGAGCTGGGTCCCGCGTACGAACGAGAGGTCGTACACAGGGACGACCTCGTCCTCCTGCGTCCCTGA
- a CDS encoding glutamate-5-semialdehyde dehydrogenase, with protein MTSLSPYDSMTPVTRAAYRAKAAAADLAPLPRADKDDALLAIADALEVRTSEIVEANAKDIDKAREAGTSEAIIDRLTLTPERIRAIAADVRDVAALPDPVGEVVRGSTLPNGIDLRQVRVPLGVVGIIYEARPNVTVDAAALCLKSGNAVLLRGSSSAYESNTALVRVLRDAVGGAGLPADAVQLVPGESRESVRELMRARGLVDVLIPRGGASLIRTVVEESTVPVIETGTGNCHVYVDANADLDTAVEILINSKAHRVSVCNAAETLLVHQDIAPEFLPRALDALADAGVTVHADDRVMAYAKDSRATVIEATTEDWETEYLSYDIAAAVVDSLDRAVEHIRLWSSGHTEAIVTTSQQAARRFTQLVDSTTVAVNASTRFTDGGQFGFGAEIGISTQKLHARGPMGLPELTSTKYIVTGDGHVRR; from the coding sequence ATGACCTCGCTCTCGCCGTACGACTCCATGACGCCGGTCACCCGGGCCGCCTACCGCGCCAAGGCCGCCGCCGCCGACCTCGCGCCGCTCCCGCGCGCCGACAAGGACGACGCGCTGCTCGCCATCGCCGACGCCCTGGAAGTCCGTACGAGTGAAATCGTCGAGGCCAACGCCAAGGACATCGACAAGGCCCGGGAGGCCGGTACCAGCGAGGCGATCATCGACCGGCTGACGCTCACCCCGGAGCGGATCCGCGCCATCGCCGCCGACGTCCGCGACGTCGCAGCGCTGCCCGACCCGGTCGGCGAGGTCGTGCGCGGCTCCACCCTCCCCAACGGCATCGACCTGCGCCAGGTCCGCGTCCCGCTCGGCGTCGTCGGCATCATCTACGAGGCCCGCCCGAACGTGACCGTGGACGCGGCGGCCCTGTGCCTGAAGTCCGGCAACGCGGTCCTGCTGCGCGGCTCCTCCTCCGCCTACGAGTCCAACACCGCCCTCGTACGCGTCCTGCGGGACGCCGTCGGCGGCGCGGGGCTGCCCGCCGACGCCGTCCAGCTCGTCCCCGGCGAGAGCCGCGAGTCTGTGCGCGAGCTGATGCGCGCCCGCGGCCTGGTCGACGTGCTCATCCCGCGCGGCGGCGCCTCCCTGATCCGCACGGTCGTCGAGGAGTCCACCGTCCCGGTGATCGAGACCGGCACCGGCAACTGCCACGTCTACGTCGACGCGAACGCCGACCTCGACACGGCCGTCGAGATCCTGATCAACTCCAAGGCCCACCGCGTCAGCGTCTGCAACGCCGCCGAGACCCTCCTCGTCCACCAGGACATCGCCCCCGAGTTCCTGCCCCGCGCCCTCGACGCGCTCGCCGACGCCGGGGTCACCGTCCACGCCGACGACCGGGTCATGGCCTACGCCAAGGACTCCCGGGCCACGGTCATCGAGGCCACCACGGAGGACTGGGAGACCGAGTACCTGTCGTACGACATCGCCGCCGCCGTGGTCGACTCGCTCGACCGGGCCGTGGAGCACATCCGGCTGTGGAGCTCCGGCCACACCGAGGCCATCGTGACGACCTCCCAGCAGGCCGCCCGCCGCTTCACCCAGCTGGTCGACTCCACGACGGTCGCCGTCAACGCCTCGACCCGCTTCACCGACGGCGGTCAGTTCGGATTCGGCGCCGAGATCGGCATCTCCACGCAGAAGCTGCACGCCCGCGGCCCGATGGGCCTACCCGAGCTGACCAGCACGAAGTACATCGTCACCGGTGACGGACACGTCCGACGCTAG
- a CDS encoding M48 family metallopeptidase — protein sequence MPDDSHEQNGHENVPSRQRRRFEGISSRAYEHPADRSALVALRKLSGFDTVFKALSGLLPERSLRLLFLSDSVRVSDQQFAHLNDMLRDACYILDLEKVPPMYVNQDPQPNAMCIGLDEPIIVVTTGLVELLDEEEMRAVVGHEVGHALSGHSVYRTILLFLTSLALKVAWIPLGNLAIMAIVTALREWFRKSELSADRAGLLVGQDVQASMRGLMKIAGGNHLHEMNVDAFLAQAEEYEAGGDLRDSVLKILNVLPRSHPFTTVRAAELKKWAESRDFQRIMDGHYPRRSEDKDASVTDSFRESASHYTNNVKNSKDPLMKLVTDIAGGAGDLGSRVRRGFGGGGAATAQEDRPRDDE from the coding sequence ATGCCGGACGACAGCCACGAGCAGAACGGGCACGAGAACGTGCCGAGCAGGCAGCGCAGGCGCTTCGAGGGGATCTCCTCCCGGGCGTACGAACACCCCGCGGACCGCTCGGCGCTGGTGGCGCTGCGCAAGCTCAGCGGCTTCGACACGGTGTTCAAGGCGCTCAGCGGTCTGCTGCCGGAGCGCAGCCTCAGGCTGCTGTTCCTGTCCGACTCCGTACGGGTCTCGGACCAGCAGTTCGCCCACCTCAACGACATGCTGCGGGACGCGTGTTACATCCTGGACCTGGAGAAGGTCCCGCCGATGTACGTGAACCAGGACCCGCAGCCGAACGCGATGTGCATCGGTCTGGACGAGCCGATCATCGTCGTGACCACCGGGCTCGTCGAGCTGCTCGACGAGGAGGAGATGCGGGCCGTCGTCGGTCACGAGGTGGGCCACGCGCTCTCCGGCCACTCGGTGTACCGGACGATATTGCTGTTCCTGACGAGCCTCGCCCTGAAGGTCGCGTGGATCCCGCTGGGGAACCTCGCGATCATGGCGATCGTGACCGCGCTGCGCGAGTGGTTCCGCAAGTCGGAGCTGTCCGCCGACCGCGCGGGCCTCCTGGTCGGCCAGGACGTCCAGGCCTCGATGCGCGGCCTGATGAAGATCGCGGGCGGCAACCACCTGCACGAGATGAACGTGGACGCGTTCCTCGCGCAGGCCGAGGAGTACGAGGCCGGGGGCGACCTGCGCGACTCCGTCCTCAAGATCCTCAACGTGCTGCCGCGCTCGCACCCCTTCACCACGGTCCGTGCGGCCGAGCTGAAGAAGTGGGCCGAGTCCCGCGACTTCCAGCGGATCATGGACGGGCACTACCCGCGGCGCAGCGAGGACAAGGACGCCTCGGTGACCGACTCCTTCCGCGAGTCCGCCTCGCACTACACGAACAACGTGAAGAACTCCAAGGACCCGCTGATGAAGCTGGTCACCGACATCGCGGGCGGCGCGGGCGACCTCGGCAGCCGGGTCCGCCGCGGCTTCGGCGGCGGCGGTGCGGCTACCGCGCAGGAGGACCGGCCGCGCGACGACGAGTAG
- the nadD gene encoding nicotinate-nucleotide adenylyltransferase: protein MGEQEMPTGPEPDKAADQANDTTDGRADSASGAPGNRPSEPGRRRLGVMGGTFDPIHHGHLVAAQEVAAQFGLDEVVFVPTGQPWQKSHRSVSAAEDRYLMTVIATAENPHFSVSRIDIDRKGLTYTIDTLRELHELNPESDLFFITGADALGQILTWRDAEELFSLAHFIGVTRPGHTLADPGLPAGGVSLVEVPALAISSTDCRARVAKGDPVWYLVPDGVVRYIDKRQLYRGE, encoded by the coding sequence ATGGGAGAGCAGGAAATGCCTACCGGTCCGGAGCCCGACAAGGCGGCGGACCAGGCGAACGACACCACGGACGGCCGGGCCGACAGCGCCTCCGGCGCACCGGGAAACCGCCCGTCGGAGCCCGGTAGGCGCCGCCTCGGCGTGATGGGCGGCACGTTCGACCCGATCCACCACGGGCACCTCGTGGCGGCCCAGGAGGTCGCCGCCCAGTTCGGTCTCGACGAGGTCGTCTTCGTGCCGACCGGCCAGCCCTGGCAGAAGTCCCACCGCTCGGTCTCGGCGGCCGAGGACCGCTATCTGATGACGGTCATCGCCACGGCCGAGAACCCCCACTTCTCGGTGAGCCGCATCGACATCGATCGCAAGGGCCTCACCTACACGATCGACACCCTGCGCGAACTGCACGAACTCAACCCCGAGTCGGACCTGTTCTTCATCACCGGCGCCGACGCGCTCGGCCAGATCCTCACCTGGCGCGACGCGGAGGAGCTGTTCTCCCTCGCGCACTTCATCGGGGTCACCCGTCCGGGGCACACCCTGGCCGACCCGGGCCTGCCCGCGGGCGGGGTCTCCCTGGTCGAGGTCCCGGCGCTCGCCATCTCCTCCACGGACTGTCGTGCGAGAGTCGCCAAGGGCGATCCCGTCTGGTACCTGGTGCCGGACGGCGTCGTGCGCTACATCGACAAGCGGCAGCTGTACCGCGGCGAGTGA
- a CDS encoding LCP family protein has product MNDRYDAGYGGGDQSYELVGYDEYGQPVYRLAPAQQVPQQQAYDPYGTQQPQGQGYGQGYGYDPYATGQTQQQYPQGYGTGGAGYDPGHQATGPGYDPYDPYGQTAATGLQTPVPEQTAYIPQQSAPPTTAGESGHLADDGPPESGSGEREYRTEQFAFVEEPDGDSEDVIDWLNFTENRTERREEAKRRAKSRMVALVVVLALVAVGGVGYLWWAGMLPGASSDERTGTTTSAAAQERDVIVVHLHDTKGGGTSTALLVNNTTTERGATVLIPNALALTGDDGTTTTLAKSVDDDGSSGTRDALDTVLGTDIEGTWRLDTPYLNNLVGLVGNIDVDTNTDVPDPEAKKKGTAPLVTKGKAQTLSGKMAVAYATYRASGESQDAQLKRFGQVMQDVLRKLSSDAQAATVTVQTLAQILDPSLSDKDLGTFLAKLADHAKGGDYETELLPVQQDGTLSAEDSDSVVKNLLGGAAKSPDAGDAVRVGIRNATGEKDATEQARVVVLNGGFTFLDAGATATARATSRVTYSDAARKQDAIEVAKTLGLPTGAVKKGETTSNADVSVLLGQDYETTGTTGATGATGTTGTTG; this is encoded by the coding sequence GTGAACGACCGATACGACGCCGGCTACGGGGGCGGCGACCAGAGTTACGAACTCGTCGGCTACGACGAGTACGGGCAGCCGGTGTACCGACTGGCGCCCGCCCAGCAGGTGCCTCAGCAACAGGCGTACGACCCCTACGGGACACAGCAGCCCCAGGGACAGGGGTACGGCCAGGGCTACGGCTACGACCCGTACGCGACCGGCCAGACCCAGCAGCAGTACCCGCAGGGGTACGGCACGGGCGGCGCGGGCTACGACCCGGGCCACCAGGCGACGGGGCCCGGCTACGACCCGTACGACCCCTACGGGCAGACGGCCGCCACCGGCCTGCAGACCCCCGTCCCGGAGCAGACCGCCTACATCCCCCAGCAGTCGGCACCGCCGACGACCGCCGGGGAGAGCGGGCACCTCGCCGACGACGGCCCCCCGGAGAGCGGCTCCGGGGAACGGGAGTACCGCACCGAGCAGTTCGCCTTCGTCGAGGAACCCGACGGTGACTCCGAGGACGTCATCGACTGGCTGAACTTCACCGAGAACCGCACCGAACGCCGCGAGGAGGCCAAGCGGCGGGCCAAGAGCCGGATGGTCGCCCTGGTGGTGGTGCTCGCCCTGGTCGCGGTCGGCGGCGTCGGCTACCTGTGGTGGGCGGGCATGCTGCCCGGGGCGTCCTCGGACGAGCGGACCGGCACCACCACCTCGGCGGCCGCCCAGGAACGCGACGTGATCGTCGTCCACCTGCACGACACCAAGGGCGGCGGGACCTCCACGGCGCTGCTCGTGAACAACACCACCACCGAGCGGGGCGCCACCGTCCTGATCCCCAACGCTCTCGCGCTCACCGGCGACGACGGCACCACGACCACCCTCGCCAAGTCCGTCGACGACGACGGCTCCTCCGGCACCCGCGACGCCCTCGACACCGTCCTCGGCACCGACATCGAGGGCACCTGGCGGCTCGACACCCCCTATCTGAACAACCTCGTCGGCCTTGTCGGCAACATCGACGTCGACACGAACACGGACGTGCCCGACCCCGAGGCGAAGAAGAAGGGCACCGCCCCCCTCGTCACCAAGGGCAAGGCACAGACCCTCAGCGGCAAGATGGCCGTCGCCTACGCCACCTACCGCGCCTCCGGCGAGTCGCAGGACGCGCAGCTGAAGCGGTTCGGCCAGGTGATGCAGGACGTGCTGCGCAAGCTGTCCTCCGACGCCCAGGCCGCCACCGTCACCGTGCAGACGCTGGCCCAGATCCTCGACCCCTCGCTCAGCGACAAGGACCTCGGCACCTTCCTGGCCAAGCTCGCCGATCACGCCAAGGGCGGCGACTACGAGACCGAGCTGCTGCCCGTCCAGCAGGACGGCACGCTCAGCGCCGAGGACTCCGACAGCGTGGTCAAGAACCTGCTCGGCGGCGCCGCGAAGAGCCCCGACGCCGGGGACGCCGTCCGGGTCGGCATCCGCAACGCCACCGGCGAGAAGGACGCCACCGAGCAGGCCCGCGTGGTCGTCCTCAACGGCGGCTTCACGTTCCTCGACGCCGGCGCCACCGCCACCGCCCGGGCGACCTCCCGGGTCACCTACTCCGACGCGGCCCGCAAGCAGGACGCCATCGAGGTCGCCAAGACCCTCGGTTTGCCGACCGGCGCCGTCAAGAAGGGCGAGACCACGTCCAACGCCGACGTCTCCGTCCTCCTCGGCCAGGACTACGAGACGACAGGCACGACAGGCGCGACCGGGGCCACCGGCACGACCGGCACCACCGGCTGA
- the rsfS gene encoding ribosome silencing factor — protein sequence MTATDRSLELLHTAAQAAADKLAHDVIAYDVSDVLSITDAFLLASAPNDRQVKSIVDEIEERLNKELGAKPVRREGDREARWVLLDYVDIVVHVQHSEERVFYALERLWKDCPELELPADAKATRGKGEEHAKLRAAEEEAELGGELR from the coding sequence GTGACCGCCACCGACCGTTCCCTGGAGCTCCTCCACACCGCCGCGCAGGCGGCCGCCGACAAGCTCGCGCACGATGTCATCGCGTACGACGTCAGCGACGTGCTGTCCATCACGGACGCTTTCCTGCTCGCCTCCGCGCCCAACGACCGCCAGGTCAAGTCCATCGTCGACGAGATCGAGGAGCGGCTGAACAAGGAGCTCGGCGCCAAGCCGGTCCGCCGTGAGGGCGACCGCGAGGCCCGCTGGGTGCTGCTCGACTACGTCGACATCGTCGTGCACGTCCAGCACAGCGAGGAGCGGGTCTTCTACGCCCTGGAGCGGCTCTGGAAGGACTGCCCCGAGCTGGAGCTGCCCGCCGACGCCAAGGCCACCCGCGGCAAGGGCGAGGAGCACGCCAAGCTGCGGGCCGCCGAGGAGGAGGCCGAGCTGGGCGGGGAGCTGCGGTGA
- a CDS encoding histidine phosphatase family protein, whose protein sequence is MTAGIDSAERKGRGRRIILWRHGQTSWNVERRFQGTTDVELTETGLGQARRAARLLASLKPDAIVASDLMRAANTAAELAALTGLEVSHDEGLRETYAGVWQGLTHDEIIARHGEEYAAWKRGEPVRRGGGELETEVADRAAPVVLRHADKLPENGTLVVVSHGGTIRTTIGRLLGLEPRHWESLGGLSNCCWSVLGEGARGWRLLEHNAGTLPEPVLGDDD, encoded by the coding sequence GTGACGGCCGGCATCGACTCCGCGGAGCGCAAGGGCCGGGGCCGCCGCATCATCCTGTGGCGGCACGGCCAGACCTCGTGGAACGTGGAGCGCCGCTTCCAGGGCACCACGGACGTCGAGCTGACCGAGACCGGCCTCGGCCAGGCCCGTCGCGCCGCCCGGCTGCTGGCCTCCCTCAAGCCCGACGCGATCGTCGCCTCCGATCTCATGCGCGCCGCGAACACGGCCGCCGAGCTGGCCGCGCTCACCGGGCTGGAGGTCAGCCACGACGAGGGCCTGCGCGAGACCTACGCCGGTGTCTGGCAGGGCCTCACGCACGACGAGATCATCGCCCGGCACGGCGAGGAGTACGCCGCGTGGAAGCGGGGCGAGCCGGTCCGCAGGGGCGGCGGCGAGCTGGAGACCGAGGTCGCCGACCGCGCGGCCCCCGTGGTGCTCCGGCACGCCGACAAGCTCCCGGAGAACGGCACCCTGGTGGTGGTCAGCCACGGCGGCACCATCCGCACCACCATCGGACGCCTGCTCGGTCTGGAGCCCCGCCACTGGGAGAGCCTCGGCGGCCTCTCGAACTGCTGCTGGTCCGTCCTCGGCGAGGGCGCCCGCGGCTGGCGACTGCTGGAGCACAACGCCGGCACGCTCCCCGAGCCGGTGCTCGGCGACGACGACTGA
- a CDS encoding NADH-ubiquinone oxidoreductase-F iron-sulfur binding region domain-containing protein, which translates to MNEALPDVPEVRVVGLPQLTSGFDLVERLDLPMHLKVHGPLEPMGGEELAQLSERISLKGRGGAGFPFHKKLRSVAESAIKRGIRPVVVVNGSEDEPACRKDTVLINRAPHLILDGALLVAEALGARQLVIGVTRESTQRSMEAALSERGLSNRRGAAIRASVQRNPVRMVTGAAGSLIRSIDGGPPIPPGRKTSASKSGVGGAPTLLSNAETFAQLAIGARIGSERYGNTGLYDEPGTVMLTVSGAVARPMVIEAPTGVPLRYILQLAGAPPVPQGVLTGGYHGKWIDAATVNETVVSRNSLDAVGGALGAGAILPISQETCPLGESLQVAKWLAEESAGQCGPCYLGLPAAARGLEDILNGGGPAALEALKQVAKNVKRRGACSHPDGSAMFLESTIKAFTDDLAAHVLGNGCGRPVEGVLPLFEGGRMPTGIPGGAGAEESGASRQKIFVDWTLCRGHGLCADILPEVFQLGADGFPTVAQAKVPQYAEAKAMRAVRRCPALALRIEEDNRPSAPSRNLPVLSQGRGRRALGSGR; encoded by the coding sequence GTGAACGAGGCCCTTCCCGACGTCCCCGAAGTCCGCGTGGTGGGTCTTCCCCAGCTCACCTCGGGCTTCGACCTCGTCGAGAGACTCGACCTGCCCATGCACCTGAAGGTGCACGGTCCGCTCGAACCGATGGGCGGCGAAGAACTCGCCCAACTGTCCGAGCGGATCAGCCTCAAGGGCAGGGGCGGCGCGGGCTTCCCGTTCCACAAGAAACTGCGCTCGGTCGCCGAGTCGGCGATCAAGCGTGGCATCCGGCCCGTCGTGGTCGTCAACGGCAGCGAGGACGAACCCGCCTGCCGCAAGGACACGGTGCTGATCAACCGTGCCCCGCACCTCATCCTCGACGGCGCCCTGCTGGTCGCGGAGGCCCTCGGCGCCCGCCAGCTCGTCATCGGGGTGACACGTGAATCCACCCAGCGTTCGATGGAAGCAGCCCTCTCCGAGCGCGGGCTGAGCAACCGCCGCGGCGCCGCCATCCGCGCGAGCGTGCAGCGCAACCCGGTCCGCATGGTCACCGGTGCCGCCGGTTCGCTGATCCGCTCCATCGACGGCGGGCCGCCCATCCCGCCCGGCCGCAAGACCAGCGCGTCCAAGAGCGGTGTCGGCGGCGCGCCGACGCTGCTCTCCAACGCCGAGACGTTCGCCCAGCTCGCCATCGGCGCCCGCATCGGCTCCGAGCGGTACGGCAACACCGGCCTGTACGACGAGCCGGGCACCGTCATGCTCACCGTGTCCGGCGCGGTCGCCCGCCCCATGGTGATCGAGGCGCCCACCGGTGTGCCGCTGCGCTACATCCTCCAGCTCGCCGGCGCGCCGCCCGTCCCGCAGGGCGTGCTGACCGGGGGCTACCACGGCAAGTGGATCGACGCGGCGACGGTCAACGAGACGGTCGTCTCGCGCAACTCGCTGGACGCGGTGGGCGGTGCGCTCGGCGCCGGCGCGATCCTGCCCATCAGCCAGGAGACCTGCCCGCTCGGCGAGTCGCTGCAGGTCGCCAAGTGGCTCGCCGAGGAGAGCGCGGGCCAGTGCGGCCCCTGCTACCTCGGGCTGCCGGCCGCGGCGCGCGGCCTGGAGGACATCCTCAACGGCGGCGGTCCGGCCGCCCTGGAGGCCCTCAAGCAGGTCGCGAAGAACGTCAAGCGGCGTGGCGCGTGCTCGCACCCGGACGGCTCCGCGATGTTCCTGGAATCGACCATCAAGGCGTTCACGGACGACCTCGCCGCACACGTCCTGGGCAACGGCTGCGGCAGGCCCGTGGAGGGCGTGCTGCCGCTGTTCGAGGGTGGCCGTATGCCGACCGGCATCCCGGGCGGCGCGGGCGCGGAGGAGAGCGGCGCGAGCCGCCAGAAGATCTTCGTCGACTGGACGCTCTGCCGGGGCCACGGCCTGTGCGCCGACATCCTCCCGGAGGTCTTCCAGCTCGGTGCCGACGGCTTCCCCACCGTCGCCCAGGCCAAGGTCCCGCAGTACGCCGAGGCGAAGGCGATGCGCGCGGTACGCCGCTGCCCCGCGCTCGCCCTGCGCATCGAGGAGGACAACCGTCCCTCCGCCCCCTCCCGCAACCTCCCGGTCCTCTCCCAGGGCCGCGGCCGCCGGGCCCTGGGCAGCGGTCGCTGA
- a CDS encoding cytochrome b/b6 domain-containing protein, with protein sequence MTADDNTFVDSLAEFLDFGAGVLSLVSLTCSVIWGLIAQDRMLLNTRERIMAQGIHRVSAVASLAFLLVHIGIKLALDHVDFLAALIPFWLVLVGDDFAGDEGQGTAFLIGCGSLAALLMIFVGITGMLRNRFASPAPVAARWRAMHMLAYPAWCFALVHGLYAGREAKPFFVILYSLGLLAVAGALLLRAAPRPFKRQVVERITAILGPSGQRPPEVDELVKSRSVLQGMDETGGQREGGRREGGRREGGQREGGQRDQMRDTGQFPLPGFGGGQGNPPLGDPLVPPQRGAAASADSGPGFAAAYRAVSMTPRAQEPTAPYLTQQQPPLDMQPTQAMPRMDDGSTTGSTRWPAPSPPPVGEAPPSSYDPMQDTFAGQPLGGQSFQGQTYSGQTYQGETYDTGANPVVSETSYGTAESNAPYGTYNPNDTYNSGPATDALSGYDDYNQPGSGEPWNAPSGGFK encoded by the coding sequence ATGACGGCGGACGACAACACCTTTGTCGACTCCCTCGCGGAGTTCCTCGACTTCGGTGCGGGCGTCCTCTCGCTCGTCTCCCTGACCTGCTCGGTGATCTGGGGACTCATCGCCCAGGACCGGATGCTCCTCAATACCCGCGAGCGGATCATGGCTCAGGGCATTCATCGGGTGTCCGCGGTGGCCTCTCTCGCGTTCCTCCTCGTACACATCGGGATCAAGCTCGCGCTGGACCACGTCGACTTCCTCGCCGCGCTGATCCCCTTCTGGCTCGTACTCGTCGGCGACGACTTCGCCGGCGACGAGGGCCAGGGCACCGCCTTCCTCATCGGCTGCGGTTCGTTGGCAGCCCTACTCATGATCTTCGTGGGCATCACCGGCATGCTGCGCAACCGGTTCGCGTCCCCGGCCCCCGTCGCGGCCCGCTGGCGGGCGATGCACATGCTGGCCTACCCGGCCTGGTGTTTCGCCCTTGTCCACGGACTCTACGCGGGTCGAGAGGCCAAGCCCTTCTTCGTGATCCTTTACTCACTGGGCCTGCTCGCCGTGGCCGGCGCGCTGCTGCTGCGCGCCGCCCCCCGCCCGTTCAAGCGCCAGGTGGTCGAGCGCATCACCGCGATTCTGGGTCCCTCCGGCCAGCGCCCCCCCGAGGTCGACGAACTGGTGAAGTCCCGCTCCGTCCTGCAGGGCATGGACGAGACCGGCGGACAGCGCGAGGGCGGGCGCCGTGAGGGCGGCCGGCGCGAGGGCGGACAGCGCGAGGGCGGACAGCGCGACCAGATGCGGGACACCGGCCAGTTCCCGCTCCCCGGCTTCGGCGGCGGTCAGGGCAACCCCCCGCTCGGCGACCCGCTGGTGCCCCCGCAGCGCGGTGCTGCCGCTTCCGCCGACAGCGGCCCCGGTTTCGCGGCCGCGTACCGCGCGGTGTCGATGACCCCGCGCGCCCAGGAGCCCACGGCCCCCTATCTCACCCAGCAGCAGCCGCCGCTGGACATGCAGCCCACGCAGGCCATGCCCCGCATGGACGACGGTTCGACCACGGGCAGCACCCGCTGGCCGGCCCCGTCCCCGCCGCCGGTAGGTGAGGCACCCCCGTCCTCGTACGACCCGATGCAGGACACCTTCGCCGGACAGCCGCTGGGCGGGCAGTCGTTCCAGGGCCAGACGTATTCGGGCCAGACCTACCAAGGCGAGACGTACGACACCGGGGCCAACCCCGTGGTCTCCGAAACTTCCTACGGAACGGCTGAGTCGAACGCCCCCTACGGCACGTACAACCCGAACGACACGTACAACAGCGGTCCCGCCACTGATGCGCTGTCCGGCTACGACGACTACAACCAGCCGGGCTCAGGCGAACCCTGGAACGCGCCTTCCGGAGGATTTAAGTGA